The Stegostoma tigrinum isolate sSteTig4 chromosome 49, sSteTig4.hap1, whole genome shotgun sequence sequence TTTGAACAGCTGCAGTGCTAGCTTTGTGATGTCTGCAACCATCTCAGATACAGTAGATATCCACTGACCCTGTATGATTGAGGGATTAATTTCACATTGACATTTGTCCCTACCATGAGGACAAACATGATTGTGCTGGAGGGAAGGTCGAGACGAACATCAAGCCCTTTgtagaaaattgaaaaaaaattgaaagagatACACAATGTTTCTTGCCGGactgaagaatgaaaaaaaagaaatattaacTCCTGTAAGGTGAAGAAATGATAAGGGTGAGGATAGCAGTTCCTCTTCACCCTCAATACATTCATGGAAACAGAATGCTGGCTGATTGGGATTAGTGATGTtcactttctaaaataaaaatggtgcagacccaatgggctgacaGGCCTTTCTCTTGTGCTATAGAGTTCTATAACTTGAGGGGGTTAGCAGCGATCATTTTGAGTCTATTATTTTCTATGATTTGCAGTGAACACAGAACGATTTGGTTGTTCCACATTGTAACATACACCTTcagtcagtgagagtgtgtgagagagaattatTCGAAGGACTAATTCTGTCCTTCTCAGTCACTGATAAAGTTCATATAAACATGTTTCATCTATTTCAGTAACTCTTGGTGCACAGGTTCTTCCCATTTCTGTTCTGAACATCTCACTGAGATATGACTGTTGAAACTATGTTACAGCATGATCTATTTGTTTGTCTTGATTGTAAGTTGGAAAATGCCCTTATTCAATGCAGATTTAAGGCTGTTCCTGTGTGTCTATTTCGGATGACCAAtcagtctatccatcttcaaaactTGTGTCAACGTCAGTGGGCTGCATACCTGCTGATTATTAGAAGTAACTGGTCAGACTTGGCTTTGCACCGAGGAAATACAACATCATCCTGGTCCTTcaagtatttgcctggaggaagtCAACATACACAAAGTCTGGCCGTATTGAACTAATCAACATAACATTAAGTTCATAATCATTGGGACGTGTGTTTGTTCTTAAGAGAAGAAAACTAGCAATTTGAACAGAACCAAAGGTCTTATTCCCTGTTCTCCAGAGCTGTTCCTTGTCTGGGGATTCTAATTGCACTTTTATTCTGAAATAATTCAAAACCAACTGAGTGAGGTCCAGAAACTGAGCAACAACTGTACTTTCATACATGGGGCTAACCGAAGAAACAGGCATGCACACACAGTTCAATATCCAGCTCCCAACGCACCAACTTAAAAGGAAGAACAAAGGGCGCTATTTTGAAGGTTTCAGGTGAGAAATTTAACCTGGTGACTCAATTACCTGGCCTTTTCAGGGTTATAACATGCCTCTAGTCTGTGTTTCCACTGTTCACGGCACTATGTCCAAAAACAGCGCGAAACTGAAGACGAACAACGAATTTCCatcaatgactatcactctcttctatccgccccccttcccttctgtgcaagagggacagatactgtgccagagacctgcacccgaCAGCATGCCCCCGGTAAGTcgtcccccacaacagtatccaaaacggtatacttgtttttcaggggaacgaccacaggggatccctgcactgactgctttcttccccctaacagttacccagctttcatCACGCTCAGGAGTAACAACTTCCCTGAAACATTTAGATTCATTTTTTGTACTGGACATTGTTAGTTTAGAGGAAGAAAAGCACAAGACTGACccccagcagcttcttgccgTTGGGTCtccaggcccacacacagcccgagaaaggcctctgtctccccacccccaggccgctctctccaagttccgggaccagttcctgctccgctcggcctcttaccaacagcccccggttctccctgaactgagcccgaatcaatgccagtctcggagccccctctgtgtcccagactcacatctcgatgcgttGCTAgaaggagcctgctgttccctcgcttccctgggcgctggtgtctttcaaacaaacctcttccactcactgagtaaatgcTCCTCGATGGCAGCgatggtgggggggaagggcctCACGCATAATTGCTCCTCTCGGTTGTGTGACaaatggaaatgcagggttgctgagaaagggcggtgtggacttttatttgggctgaagtgtctgtttccatattgtagggattctatgatgattctatgaagtgtGCTGCAGATTAGGCGCATAATTGTGAACTATATGCCAATGTTTTGCTCTGCTCATGTCACCTCCCCTACTGTTTTCATATGGAATAAAAGTTAGAGCATAATTTTgaatgctcctgtttcctcccgcagtccaaaggtgtgcaagctaagtggattggctatgctaaattgcccagggacgTTTAGGTTCGGTGAGATAGACGTGGGAAATAAATGGtcggggaataggtctgggtaggtgctcttcagaggggcgatgaggacttgttgggccaaatggcctggagcGGTTTCTCCGTGTGGCAGCATCTTcgaaggaaaaagaaacaaaattaaaattctgggtccagtgacctttccacaGAATTGatcgtggctgggaaaacgtcagtttctaTGCAGATAAAAGGGGATGGTGATGGGGTTTGGAATAAATGATATGATAGAGCCTAAACAATGAGAAGAACATTTGgacagagttgataatgatcatgCGGGGAGGTTGAATAGTAGTTAATGGGAACTACTAGTGGGTGGTGGATAATGGCAGGGTAAGTGGTAACAAGGCCTTGTGAGGGGtagagtttaggcccaaaaattattgatctcgatattgagtccagagggctgccgggtccccaagtggaagatgaggtcttgttcttctagcttgtgttgagcttcaatggaactctacagcaagacagagacagagatttgGACTGGGAAcggggtggtgcattaaagtggcaggcaacaggaagttgaaagtcttttttgcaagcagaacatagatgttctgcaaaatgattacccagtctatgctttgtttcacaACTGGGTGCTTTAAGAGAATTTGGGCAGTCTTTGTTACTGGGCAAGAATAATACAgacttttcaaagaaaaaaatgctGGATATGGGCACCACCAACTGGTCTGAGCATTGATTGGCCCTCCTGAAATGCccgtgagaaggtggtagtgaactgccttcctgaaccattgcagtctCTGAGCTGTAGGTCGGCCCACATTGCCATTAGTAAGCGAATTTGCAGGGTTTTCACCAATTGACACAGACTGAATggccaatatatttccaggtcaggatggtgagtggcttggagaagatcTTGCAGGTCATGCAGTTCCCATGAACCTGCTGCCGCtgtctttcaagatggaagtcattgtgggtttggaaggtgctgtctaatttcatatttgagagagtggatgtttgtgaatgtggtgccaattaaacagGAACAGCTTTTTCATGGATAGTACCTTGCTTGCCATGAGCAGTTGGAGCAGCACTAATACAGGCAAGGGGGTCTATAGAGGGGAAAcctttacactcctgacttgaatgttggagattttggacaggtttgagaaatcaggaggtaagttacttgctgcagtatccaTCGCCTTgggcctgcttttgtagccactgcatttatcgGGTGAGTCCAGTTCATTTTGTCCTTCATGgtagctcccaggatgttgatcgtggaGGATACAATGATGCTGAGGCCCAAGTCAAAGGATGCCTTACTGCACGACTCTGTGACACAGttttacactcacacactgatcAGACTTGATATAGCCTCCATCCACCCTAACAGCAAGCTCCATCACTACAACCCCAAATCTCTCTGGTATTGTTTAGGTTAATGTGAGTGATGGTGAACAGAATTGGACATGTAGCACTGACCCTGAGAACAACCCTCCTGTATTACAGTGGGGCAGTCACTGTTCCTTCCCCTCGGGGAAGGTCTGCCCGGGCACCCAGACACCTTGACCAGTGGTTAGCTACATCCTCCATGCTGAGAAACTCCATggtctgtgtgtctctgtttagTGGAGAACAGCTGATCTCTGGTTGGGATTGATTTTGTACTGTTCACTGTCAGAGCAGGAGGAGCAAATACAATTGGAAACGCTCACTGAAGCGAAGGCCAAGTTGAAAACCAAAgtgaccaagaaagcagcaaatAAATGAACCTGTCGGTGCAACATGTAACCACCTGAACCCAAAGGCTCCTGTCAGAGACACTGACATCTCTCAGGAGAGAGCTGGGCCCGGATCAAAGGATCCCTGTCCCGGTTCCGAGTGGAGATATGGACATTAATTCATTTGAATAACTCAAAGCACACTTTCTCGGCTTCATTTACACCCAGATCCTCTCGCACGTTCGACAATCAATCAGTGTGCGGATCCCCCTCTCATTTTCACTGACCATCAGTTCAGGTGCAGTTGCagttcatgaacaaaaacaaagttactggaaaagctcagcaggtttggcagcattatggagtggaaaaaaaagagttaacgaatcgggtccagtgacccttcctcagaactgaatgcagatagataaagctgaggcctttgctgagtacagatcATTCAGCACcggagagcagaaggttaggagggatggtgaatacccgacgGGAGGTGGGGAGTTTGGCggaggggatagagtcagagggaagggaaggggaggtaGTTTCCAGACAGCCATGGGTTTtttttgagttggtgcatcttgtgggccttattgcctgaaaggaaaagaaacaaaagttccTTGTTAGCACGACAAATGAGCCGGAGGTTGAAGTGAAACTGCGGAGtagtgcagccctgagccagtgtgttacgatgctgttggagagaaaggttgagagtatGCATGTGCTGTCGCATCGCACCGagggtggatctcaggatgtggccACAGCAGCTGTCCGTGGAATGTGGAACATCGTGGTGGTACctatgatcctgggaggattcaaaacatgagggatgaaacttgagttggaaaCCACATGGGTGAGCCTGAGTCGGAGGCAGTcattgaggaatgtgatatggctgtggaaagtgatatggctggatgaagggtctcagcttttgtgctcttaagatgctgcttggcctgccgtgttcatccagccccacactttgttatcatggctgTGGGAAAGTCAGTTTCAGTTCCTGTCCATTTCTATTTCACATAGTCAGGGAGGGAGTAACCCAGGCGCAGAAACCCCTCTTCACAACACAGTCCCCAAGAAATGATTTTGTCTGATTCAGCTGGAGCAATGAAAACTGACTTtgtcggattctacagcatctgcagttcctgctatctgtgaAATGGAAGCTGACATGCTGTCTTCTGAAAGAAAGGGCGGGGCATGGGCGTTTAATTTTTTCACAACTGCTttgaaaagggtctaggcctgaaacgtcagcttttgtgctcctgagatgctgcttggcctgctgtgttcatccagcttcacactttattatcttggattctccagcatctgcagttcccattatcattgtgtTCACTGCCCTTGAGGAGAAAAGGTTTAGTTCCAGATCCAGTTGGGGGCGGGAGTTAGCTGGAGGCGGAGCTGGACatttctctgtctgtcactcaaGTTTCCTGCCCGGGCCGCCTCTCACTCTGTCAGCTCTTTCTCAGTCAGGTCGGGGCGGGCTGTATAAAAAAGGAAGGAGAGGCAGCTCGGCTCTCATTCGGCAGCGATTGCAGTGAAGAAGCGTGATGTCGGGAAGAGGAAAAGGAGGCAAAGGCCTGGGAAAAGGCGGAGCGAAGCGGCACCGCAAAGTGCTCCGTGATAACATCCAGGGCATCACGAAGCCAGCCATCCGGCGCCTGGCTCGCCGTGGCGGGGTCAAGCGCATCTCGGGCTTGATCTACGAGGAGACCCGCGGGGTGCTGAAGGTTTTCCTGGAGAATGTGATCAGGGATGCGGTGACCTACACTGAGCACGCCAAGCGCAAGACGGTCACTgccatggatgtggtgtacgcTCT is a genomic window containing:
- the LOC132207482 gene encoding histone H4, which encodes MSGRGKGGKGLGKGGAKRHRKVLRDNIQGITKPAIRRLARRGGVKRISGLIYEETRGVLKVFLENVIRDAVTYTEHAKRKTVTAMDVVYALKRQGRTLYGFGG